GCGCTCAAGCTCGTAGGAAAAAAGGCATCGGAGGTCAGGGTAGTCGTTAACGGGGCCGGAGCGGCAGGCATCGCCGTGACGAAGCTACTGATGACAGTAGGCGTGAAGAACGCGATTCTGTGCGACTCCAAGGGCGCCATCTACGAGGGCAGGCCATTCGGCATGAACCCGTACAAGGACGAGATCGCCTCGATCACCAACAGGAACAAGCTTCAGGGTCAGCTTGCGGAGGTCATCCGGGACGCCGATGTCTTCATCGGCCTTTCTGCAGCAGGCTGCGTGACCCGAGAGATGGTGGCCAGCATGGCTAAGGATGCCATCATCTTTGCGATGGCCAACCCGGTGCCGGAGATCATGCCCGATGAGGCCAGGGCCGGCGGAGCAAAGGTCATCGCGACAGGAAGGTCCGACTTCCCCAACCAGATCAACAACGTCCTGGCTTTCCCGGGCCTCTTCCGCGGCGCGCTGGATGCACGGGCAAGCGCCATCAACGAGGAGATGAAACTGGCTGCAGTCTACGCCATCAGCAACATCGTGACTGAGAGCGAGCTGAACCCGGATTACATCATCCCTGGCCCCTTCGATACGAGAGTGGCCCCAGCCGTGGCTGCCGCAGTTGCCAAGGCGGCGATGGAAACCGGCGTTGCCAAGCTCAAGGTTTGCCCCGAGGAGATAGCTGCCCACACCGTCAAGATGGTCGAAGCGGTCAGGACTGCGTGGAAGTAACGGAGGCCGTCGACCGGCAGCACGTCCGGGCTTGGGCCGTGCTGCGGTCGACAATTGCCTGACCAGACAGTCAGTTTCGTGACAAGGAGGGTGACGAGATGGGGTGCGCGAAATCCAGAGTCATTCCAGCAGGCGAAATCACAAACGCAATGGAGAAGCTGTGCATCAGCGCTTGCTGCAATCTCCCGGAAGAAAACCTCAAGAGGATAGAGGCGTTCG
This portion of the Clostridia bacterium genome encodes:
- a CDS encoding malic enzyme-like NAD(P)-binding protein, producing MSLREDALKLHKDNMGKIEVVSKVPLRNKQDLSLAYTPGVAEPCKEINADPDKIYDYTNKGNMVAVITNGTAVLGLGDIGAGAGMPVMEGKAVLFKGFAAVDAFPICLDTKDPDEIVMIVKRLEPTFGGINLEDISAPTCFEVENKLKKISNIPVFHDDQHGTAIVVCAAMISALKLVGKKASEVRVVVNGAGAAGIAVTKLLMTVGVKNAILCDSKGAIYEGRPFGMNPYKDEIASITNRNKLQGQLAEVIRDADVFIGLSAAGCVTREMVASMAKDAIIFAMANPVPEIMPDEARAGGAKVIATGRSDFPNQINNVLAFPGLFRGALDARASAINEEMKLAAVYAISNIVTESELNPDYIIPGPFDTRVAPAVAAAVAKAAMETGVAKLKVCPEEIAAHTVKMVEAVRTAWK